A region of Salvia splendens isolate huo1 chromosome 17, SspV2, whole genome shotgun sequence DNA encodes the following proteins:
- the LOC121775054 gene encoding receptor-like protein 44, protein MMGIIWGWIAAALLLASAASADPNDERCLTHLSQSLQDPLRNLQNWTKSTFANPCQGFTSFLEGAICNNGRIYKLSLSNLSLKGSISPFLSNCTNLQALDLSSNQLSGPIPPDLQYLVNLAVLNLSANHLSGDIPQQLALCAYLNVIDLHDNQLSGLIPQQLGLLVRLSVFDVSNNKLSGPIPSSLGNRSGNLPRFNASSYAGNKGLYGYPLPPMKSSGLSVLAIVGIGLGSGLLSLILSFTAVCVWLRVTDKKSENDEGKISQLMPDY, encoded by the coding sequence ATGATGGGCATCATTTGGGGCTGGATTGCCGCCGCCCTCCTCctcgcctccgccgcctccgccgaTCCCAACGACGAGCGCTGCCTCACCCACCTCAGCCAGTCTCTGCAGGATCCCCTCAGAAATCTCCAGAACTGGACGAAATCCACCTTCGCCAACCCTTGCCAGGGATTCACCTCCTTCCTCGAGGGCGCCATCTGCAACAACGGCCGCATCTAcaagctctctctctctaacctcTCTCTCAAGGGCTCCATTTCCCCCTTCCTCTCCAATTGCACCAATCTCCAAGCACTCGACCTCTCCTCCAATCAGCTCTCCGGCCCCATCCCGCCCGACCTCCAGTATCTAGTCAACCTTGCCGTCCTCAATCTCTCCGCCAATCACCTCTCCGGCGACATCCCGCAGCAATTAGCCCTCTGCGCCTACCTCAACGTCATCGATCTCCACGATAACCAGCTCTCGGGGCTAATTCCGCAGCAGCTAGGGCTTCTGGTAAGGCTCTCCGTCTTCGATGTCTCAAACAACAAGCTATCCGGTCCGATACCGTCGTCGCTCGGGAACCGGAGCGGCAACTTGCCCCGCTTCAATGCCAGCTCATACGCCGGGAATAAAGGCCTCTACGGCTACCCCTTGCCGCCGATGAAGAGCAGCGGGCTCTCCGTCCTCGCAATcgtcgggatcgggctcggcaGCGGGCTTCTCAGCTTGATCCTAAGCTTCACCGCCGTCTGCGTTTGGCTGAGAGTGACTGATAAGAAATCGGAAAACGATGAAGGCAAAATCAGCCAGCTTATGCCCGATTACTGA